From the genome of Ictalurus furcatus strain D&B chromosome 4, Billie_1.0, whole genome shotgun sequence, one region includes:
- the LOC128607149 gene encoding RNA guanine-N7 methyltransferase activating subunit-like yields MTEAQEYEEQFAHRFSAQDEEFQRYLQQPAVQPPVVEAWRSRDARFQDSRPHRGGGGWGQRSQDRRYRGHQNSYNQRRHYDRY; encoded by the exons ATGACTGAAGCTCAGGAGTACGAGGAACAGTTTGCGCACCGCTTCTCGGCACAGGATGAAGAGTTTCAGCGGTATTTACAGCAGCCTGCGGTGCAGCCGCCTGTAGTGGAGGCGTGGAGGAGCAGAGACGCTCG TTTCCAGGACAGCAGACCTCACCGTGGCGGTGGCGGctggggtcagaggtcacaggATCGGCGATACAGAGGTCACCAGAACTCATATAATCAGAGACGACATTACGATCGCTACTGA